The DNA region CTATGCTGCTGCGACACCGAATGCAGCCTTCGGCACCGGCTACACCACAACGCCCGGCTATACCGGTTCGCCCAATGGCGTGAGCTACGCCGATCCATATCTCAGCCGCCGCGCTCCTTACTACGAGAACTTCAACTTCGGCATTCAGCAGCAGGTCTTGACTCAGACCGTCCTCAGCGTCAACTACTCCGGCTCCAACGGCCACTTCCTCGGCACTGGAATTGGACATGGCATTTACTCCAACCAGCTTGATCCGCAATACCTGTTCCTCGGCAGCCTGCTCACTGCTCCTGCCACGACTGCTAACATCGCTGCGGCGAAGGCAAAGATGCCTTCCTTCAAGCTGCCCTACGCTAACTTTTCTCCATCGGCCTCCATCGGTCAGGCGTTGCGCCCGTTCGCGCAATACAACGGATTCTCCGACGTCTGGGGAGACATGGGCAACTCCAACTACAGCTCGCTTCAGGTGACCCTGAATCAGAAGCCACGCCGTGGTCTCAGCTACACCATCAACTACACCTACTCCAAGATGTATGACGATACCGGCACCGGACGCACGGCTTATGGCAACAATGCCTATGTTGAGCGCTCCCTTTCCACCACCGACCAGCCCAGCAACGTCTCTGCGTACGCCGTCTGGGAAGAACCCTTCGGTCACGGCAATGGGAATCGCTTCGTCAATGCGCTCATCAAGGACTATGCCATCTCCGGCATCTACCGCTATACCTCGGGCTATCCCTTGGCAATCACGGCGTCGGGCTGCAACCTGCCTTTCTCTGGCACCTGCATGCCTAACCTCAATCCCAACTTTCACGGCCCCATCCGTATCAACGATGGCTATGGCCACAACACCTATAAGGATGCTCTGGCTACGCCGTTTATCGACTACCGGGCATTCTCTGTACCGTCTGCCTACACCATAGGCAACGCTCCCCGCACCTATGCCTACGCTCTGCGTGGACCGGGCGGAGACGATACGGACATGAGTCTTCGCAGGGCATTCAATCTCTACGAGCGGCTCAAGTTCACCTTCCAGGCAGACGTCTTCAATGTCACCAACAACGTCCGCTTCGCCGACCCTAACGTTGTCTTCGATAGCAACGGCGGCACAACCAAGCAAACCTTCGGTAAGATCACCGGCACTGCGAACTCCTCTCGGGACATCCAGTTCTCGGGCCGCATCGACTTCTAATGCGGAGGCTGGACGTATAGGCCCTTCCATCCAGATGGAAGGGCCTATCTGTTTAAACTTCGCTGCTAGCGAACAGCCTGCTCCAGCAGAAATTTATGGGCCGCCACACTTGCCGCTCCTCGGGCCAGAAAACTCGGCTCGACATGGTGGAAGAGAACTCGAGTCGAAGACAGGAATCGCGGAAGGATGTTGTTCTCGATTGTCTGCCGGGTGGTTACGGTAAACAATCCGCTATCGAAGCCGGCGATGTCTTCAAAAAGTACAAGCTCCGGATTGTTTACCTGGATGACGCTGGCGATGGCAAGTCCAAGCGCCTCTCCTGCCGATCGTAGGATGGCGATCGCGTGCCGGTTGCCTTTGGTTGCCAGAACTTCGATGTCTTTGACGCTGGTTGCCGGTAACTGGGCGGCCCTTGCCTTCGCAAGAAGTGACTCACTGGCAGCGACGGTATTCAAGCAGCCTCGCTTGCCGCAGGGACATAACTCCCCGCCAGGGACGATCGTAATGTGAGAGATTTCGCCCGCTCCGCCATCGTGCCCTCGATAGAGCCGACCACGGATGTAATGTGCGCAACCCACACGCGCGCCGAGCGTGACAACGCTGAAATTTTTGGACTCCCGCGCCTTTCCGAAGAGCTTCTCCGCAATCGCAGCGGCGTTGGCATCGTTATCCACGTAGGTCGGAATGCCGGTCGCCTGCCCGACGATATCGGCGATGGGAACATTGTGCCAGCCGAGCGCGGAAGAGTGAATGCAGACGCCTTTGTCGTGAGCGACCACGCCGGACAGAGCGATGCCCAGGCCGAAAATCTGTTTCGTGGGTTTCTTCTCCGATCCAATCAGGTGCCGGATGCCGTGGCGAATGGACTCGGCGACCTCTTCCGGGCTGCTTTTTCCTGGTATCTCGCATTGGCTGACGACATCCCCAAGAAGATTCGTCAGCACCATCAGAGACGGCGTCTCCGCGATGTCAACGCCTACAAAATATCCGCGCTCTGCGTTCACGGATAGCAGCGTCGATGGCCTCCCCTTGCCCGGGTTATTTCGTACCACGGCGGCTTCATGCAGAATGCCCGCCTGAAGCAAGGCTTCGCTGATTTCAGTCAACGCGGAACGGCCAAGTCTCGTCTGGTCCGCGAGGACAGAGCGAGACATTGGCCCAGATTGGAGCAGGGCTTCAATCACTGCCAGTCTGGAGGAAGCCGTGCCATAGATCTTTCTGCTGTTGTCGCTCAATTCATTTCTTCCTCAGTCTTAGGCAATGTTTTATCAGGCATCCTGCCCGCATTCATTTATTTTATAGACCATATTAAATAGCCAACTTTAGTTGCAAAAGGTCTTGACATCCCAATTTCATTGGCCGATAACTAATTCACGTTTCCGGATCAAATAGATTCTTTCCACGATGGCGAGCTTGCAAACAGCGGCTGCGTGAGAGAGGGCGAACTTCGGAAAGCTGTTTTCTGTAAGGTCTGTTTGCTTTAGTGCAAATCAAGGATCCCGTAGTGATCAGGCACAGCAAGACCATTTAATCGGAGGCAAGCCCATGAAAACGCGAATTTATTTATGCAGTCTGTTGGCGTTCGTTCTCAGTTGCTCCATGGCATTGGGCCAGACGATCACGGGATCGATCACCGGGACGATCACCGATCCGAGCGGGGCGGCGGTTAACAGCGCGAAGGTGACGGCGATCAACGTCAATACCGGCGTCCAGACGCCCGCGACGACGAATGCGGATGGTATCTATACCATTCACTTTCTCCAGATCGGTCATTACAAGATCTCTGTAGAGGCCCAGGGCTTCGCGCCCACGACCGCCGGTCCTTTTGCCCTGGAAGTCTCCCAGGAAGCCAAGGTCGACGTGCATCTCACGGTCGGGACGGTGAATGAAAGCGTCATCGTGAGCAGCGCCGCGCCGATTCTCGATACGCAAAATGCGACCACTGGCGACACCATTACGGCCGCCGCGGCGACGGAACTTCCCCTGCAGGGGCGAAACTTCTCCTCTCTCACCACACTGGTAGCAGGAGCTGTCGCGCCCAACCCCTCGGCTCAGAACATGGTCGGCCGCAGCGGGTATAACGGCGGCTTCTTTATCAACGGCAACCGTGAGCAGTCCAACAATTACACGCTCGACGGCGCCGACATCAATGAAGCCATCGACAACTACATCGGCTACAGCCCCAATGTGGACGCTATCGGTGAGCTGCATATCATCAGCGGCAACGCCACAGCCGAGTATGGCAATGCGAATGGCGGCCAGGTGGTTATGGTCACCAAGAGCGGCACCAACCAGTTCCACGGCGGCGCCTACTGGTTCTTGGAAAACACCAACCTCAACGCCAATAGCTGGGCCAATAAACACACGCCGAACCCATCGACGATCGGCCCTGTTCCCGCCCTCAATCGAAGCATCTTCGGTGGCACCCTGGGCGGTCCCCTTGTCCGCAACCGTCTTTTTTTCTTCGTCGACTATCAGGGGGCGCGCCAGCACGCCAGCACCTCCGAGTTGCGCTCCGTTCCCACACTGGCTATGCGCGCGGGGTACGCTCCCGTCCTCGGCCATAACGTTACGATCAGCAACCCTGTCGCGATTTTTCTATTTGCCCACCCCGAACTTTACCCGGACCCTAACGTTGGGAGTAGCAGCGCCAACGGCATCACGAACGACTATCGCGGCACTTATGCCAACGCTACCCATAACGACCAGGGCGACGTCAAGATCGATGCCAAACTTACCACCAGCGACAGTGTGTCGGGCCGTTTCAGCATGGGCCGTGAACATGACGGTTACGGCAAGGTCTCCATTCCAACCGATATTCCAACCAACAACTCCGATCCGTACACCGGCTTCATCGTCAACTGGACACACGTCTTCTCGGCAAGCCTCGTGAATGAGGCGCGTGCCGGTGTCGGTCGCACTCGTTATATCGCGACGCCCACCGATCTTAGCGGTCAGTTCGGAATTACGGGTAACCAGAAGTTGGGCATTCCCGGCACACAGATTGTGCCCGGCATATCAACCTTCGACCTAACCGCCGCCTCCATCGATCCCATCGGAACTACGGCTCAGGCAAAAGGCAATGGGGCTTATGCAGGTATCGATTCTGACAGTATCGTCAACGCCTTTACTTACGGTGACAATCTAAGCTGGCAACGCGGCCGCCATGCTCTGAAATTCGGCGCACAAGCGCTGCGCTATCAGGAGAACCGCTACTACTCCGGAAACGACGGCTCCCTCGGCTGGTTCCAATATACCGGCGCAGCCACCGGCGACGCATGGGCCGACTTCCTGGAGGACAAGGCCTTCGGCTTCGGCCAGGGCGCCGTCACCGGACGCTGGGGACAGCGGCAGTGGCGCGACGCTCTTTTCGTGCAGGACGACTTCAAAGCCAGCGATAGCCTCACCTTGAACATTGGTCTCCGATGGGAGTGGGACCAACCGATGTATGAGGTCAACAACAAGCAAGTCAACATTAACATCACCACCGGCGCGATTCAGGACGCGGGCCAGAACGGTAACAGTCGCGCTCTCTATAACGACTTCTGGGGCGGCTTTATGCCGCGTGTCGGCTTCGCCTACTCTCCCAGCAGGCTCAACGGCAGGTTCGTTGTCCGCGGTGGATACGGCATCACCAACTTCCTCGAAGGCACGGGTGCCAACCTGCGTCTTACCCTTAACCCTCCCTTCTTTGTCGATTCCTCCCAGCAGTCCGACCTCATCACCTTCTTCCGGACCGGGAATGGCTTTCCCCGTCCGGCCAATGCCTCGCAGCTCGCCGGTAACGTTCGCGCATGGGATCCCAACCTGAAGCCCGCTCTGATTCAGCAGTACAACCTCACGACTGAATATCAGGTCAACAACAGTACCTCTCTCGTCGTCGCCTATCTTGGCCAGGACGGAAACCATCTCGTCGATCCGCGCGAGGCCAATCAAAAGCATTGCCCTACCTGCCCGTTGCCCGTCACAAGCCTCTCTCCCGCGCTCTCGCAGATCGGGCGCGTCAGCTATACCGAGTCCAAGTCGATGATGAACTACAACGCGCTTCAGATCACCGGTCGTCATCGCCTTACCCGTGGACTTGAGTTCCTCACCAACTACACCTGGAGCAAGTCCCTCACCAACAATCTCGGCTACTACGGAGCAGGCGGCGGGTCGGGCTCTTCGCAGAGTGCCTACTGGCAGGACTCCTACAACGGTGGCACAGATTACGGGCCGGCCTTCTTCGACGCGACCCACATCTTTTCCTTCTCGGGCTACTATGACCTGCCCATCGGTCGCGGCAAGCAGTTCGGAGCCAACATGAACCGCGTTGTTGACCTCGCCGTCGGCGGGTGGAAACTGGCTGCTATCACCAGCCTCCACACCGGCATGCCTGTCACGATGATGTCCGCGGAGCACTATGGAGTGAACCAGCGCACTGACCGAGCCAACCACTATCGCAAACTCATCATCAAGAACCGATCCGTCGCCAATTGGTTCGGCACCGACCCATCCGCTGTTCCCTGCGTCAGCGGCGTTGACAACGGCATCTGCGCCTATGGTGAAGAGTCATCCACGGGTCTCGGTACCGCAGGCGTCGGGACAGAGCGGGCACCGGGCTACCACGATCTGGATGCGGCACTCAGCAAAGCCTTTAACATCACTGAGAGCAAGCATCTCGATTTCCGTGCCGACTTCTTCAACGTCCTCAACACCACCAGCCTGGCTCCCCCGAGCCGCAACGTGTCCCCGGGGAACTCGTTCGGGCAGATTAACTCAACCGTCTCGACCGAGCGGCAGATTCAACTTGCCCTGAAGCTCGTCTTCTAAGCCGAGGGCACTCTAACCCAATAGCCGAACCCCTCTTCCTTGTGACAAGAAAGAGGGGTTTTCGCGTCGGGATTATCTGGCAGGTTTTGTCGCTCAAAAAGCCGCTCAATGAGCGTCCCGATGTCCTGTAAACAAACAAAATCCCGTTCGTTAATGAATTTCAGTCGTCAGCACCCGTATAAAGGAGAGTGACACTACCAAACGCCGTATCCAACGAAGGATCCTCCTTGTCCCTCCCCGCTTCCGGTCCCGCCTCGCTCCCAGCGCTCTGCGTTGATCTCGACGGAACCCTGGTCAAATCCGACACGCTTTACGATTCTGCGCTGGTCCTCGCGCGTCATCATCCCGCTGCGCTTCTCCAGCTTCCGCGCTGGCTGGCAAGGGGCAAAGCGGCGCTCAAGCGCCATATCACCGCTGAAGTTCAGCTTGATGTCGCTCATCTCCCTTACAATCGCGAACTTCTGCAGTATCTCGAGCAGCAGCACACTACTGGCCGCCCAATCTACCTCACCACCGCGGCCGACTCTGTTCTTGCAGACCGCATCGCCGCCCACCTCAATCTCTTCACGGACGTCCTGGCCTCCGATGGAACTCTCAATCTCGCAGGACCAAATAAGCTGGCCGCCTTCAGGCAAACCTTCGGCGACCATTTCTCCTATATCGGCAATGCGCTTCCGGACCTCACGCTGCTCCAGAATTGCAAGGAGCCGATGGTCGCCAACCCGACGGCTGGCCTGAGTGCAGCGCTCCGCCGCTCCGGTATCGTTCCTGTCCGTACCTTCACAGAACGTGTCTCCCCACTCCGCGCATGGCCAAAGGCCATTCGTATCCACCAGTGGGCGAAGAACACCCTGATTTTTCTGCCACTTCTTCTTGCCCACGCGTGGAATCCTGCTCTATTGACCGCAGCATTCGTTGCTTTCCTGAGCTTCGGCCTCTGCGCGTCGGCGACATATATCATCAACGACCTACTGGATTTAGAGGTGGATCGTCAACATCCACGCAAACGTCGCCGGCCCTTCGCGTCGGGGGATCTATCCGCAATCAGCGGCGTCGCCGTGGTCTTTCTTTTCCTGGTAGCTTCTGTCTGTCTCGCAATCCTTGTGCCGCACGTTATCAGCGCCATCTCGCCTTCGCTGACACTCGCCCGTCCCTATTATTTTCTAGGGTGGCTGGCCATCTATGCTGTCACCACACTGGCCTATTCGCTACGCTTTAAGCGCGCTGTGATGGTCGATGTCATCGTCCTTTCCGGGCTTTACACGATTCGCATTCTCGCCGGGTCAGCGGCGACGGGAGTGGCCGTCTCCACCTGGCTAGCGAGCTTCAGCATCTTCTTCTTTCTGTCGCTGGCGTTTGTCAAACGCTTTGCAGAGCTCGAAAATCTGCGCGAGCGCGGTGGCTCAACCGCAGGGGGGCGTGGTTACCATGTCTCTGATATTGAGCAGCTTCGCAGCTTCGGTTCGGCCAGCGGATATGTCTCCGTGGCTGTTCTTACGCTCTACATCTCGAACCTGAACGCCGCCGAGCTCTACCATCACACCAATCGGCTTTGGCTGCTTGTGCCGGTTCTATTGCTTTGGATAAGCCTTCTGTGGCTGCGGGCCTCAAGAGGCGAACTCGATGAAGATCCCGTCGTCTATGCGATTACAGATCGTCGCAGCCTTCTTTTGGGAGTAGCTGTCGTCGCGGTCGTTCTTTTGGCGCTGTGAAAACCGGCGGGCATCTCACGTCTTCCATGCTTCGCCGCGAACTCAGCGTACGCAGCTACAATCTGGCTCGCACTCAGAAGCTGCTGCACGATGTTTCTCCCGGCGCAAACTCTGTGGTTATCTTCGGGCGTGATGAGCAGGGACGGCACGGCAACTTTCACCCTGACTCGTATACCCAGATCTGCGTCAACCCGGCATGGGCTCGTCGCCTTAACAAGGTTCACACTGCGTCCCGCCGCTCCCGCGCTCGCAAAGATTGGCAATGGATGGAGCTTGACTCCGCCAACAGCTCCGACGCCTTGCTGATGAACATCTTCTGCCATCCCGGAGTCTTCAGCGAAGGCATACTCAATCTCCGCGTAGCCAATCTCCTCAACGTCGATCCGGCCACACAACCCTGCTTCGGCATCACCCCCGGAGTTCCGCTCCGCAACGGCCACCTCGACCGTTCTGAGATCGATCTTCATTTGGGCAATCTCTTCGTCGAGGCCAAACTGACCGAGACCAGCTTTCAGAATGCTCGGCCACGTCTCATCGAACGTTATCGCGATTTCGAAACCGTCTTCGACGTTACGCGCCTGCCTTGGACAGCCGACGGCATCGTGCAGGGATACCAACTCATCCGCAACGTGCTCGCGGCTTTTGCGAGCGATATGTCTTTCTGCGTCCTCTCGGACGCTCGCCGACAGGACCTCATCGAAGTCTGGTACTCGGTTCTGTCGGCAGTCCACTACCCCAGCTTTGCGTGGCGCTTGAAGCTGCTTACATGGCAGGAACTAGCCGCAGCTCTCCCCACAGAACTGCAGCAATTCCTTGAAATCAAGTACGGGATCGTCGTGGCCTGAACTACTCGCTGCCCGGTCCGTGCCGGGGTTTGCCTTCCTGCACGTAATTGCGGTTCCACTTGGGGATTTCCACTACATACGTTCCAGGCTTTTCAATGACAGCCTGGCATCCCAGCCGCGAGTTCAACTGAATATCCGCCGCCGTCTCCATGCGGTCGAGCTCGAGATCTTCCGCCTCACTCACGCCCTGCATCCCTTCCTTCACCCACAAGTGACAGGTCGTACAGGCGCAGACTCCGCCGCAGGCGTGGTCCAGAAAGATGTCGTAGTTCTCGGCAACATCCAGAAACGACATCGGCTGACCGTGTCCCTCATACGGCAGCGAGTCAAATGGAAATTCCACCGTCCGTCCTTCGGGCTCAAATGTAACCCGGACCATCCCTTCGCCTGCAGGCTTCGACAAATCCACGACTTCATTACTCTTCTTGTTCTCAGACATACTTAATCTTCCGTCGACTCTCCGGCCGTAGCCTCATTGTTTATTGAATCTTCAATCTCAGCAGTCTCTGCATCAACTTCGGCCTTCGAATCGAGCATCTGCGCCTTGGCAAACGGATGCGGAGCGGTTGGCCCCTCGCCCATGCTTTCCCCTGCCGCGCTCATCGTCTTGCCCTTCATCGCGCCAGAGACGGCGGAGTCCATCATCACTTCCGCAAACCGCCGCGTCGCCTTATCCAGCCGCTCAATTGCCTGCCGAATAATCTTGTAATCTCCACCCCTCACCGAGGCCTTCACCTCATTGATGGCTTCTTCAATCTTCTCAATCTCATCGGAGGTCAACTTCTGCCAGGCTTCATGGTTTTTGCCCTTTTCTACCGCAGCCAGAATTGTCTCCGCCTCATTCTTCGCTTCGATCACCTGTCGTTCCATGATGTCCTCCTCGGCGAAATCGAAAGACGCCAGAATCATCGACTCTACCTGCTCGTCTGTCAGGCCATACGTCGGCTTCACCTCAACCTCGGCCTCTTTGCCGCTTCGTTGCTCGCGTGCGCTGACATGCAAAATTCCATTCGCATCGATCAGAAATTTCACCTCGATGCGCGGCAGCCCCGCCACCATCGGCGGAATACCTTTCAGGTCGAAGCGGGCCAGCGACCGGCAATCCTTCGCCAACTCGCGCTCTCCCTGCACGACATGGATCGCCACATTCGTCTGCCCATCGACGCCGGTTGTAAAGTGCTCCGTCGCGCTTGCCGGAATCGTCGAGTTTCGCTGAATGATCTTCGCCACCACACCGCCCAGCGCTTCAATTCCCAGCGAAAGTGGAGTCACATCGAGCAGCAGCAGATCCTCCGTCTTGGCCGATCCGCCAGCCAGGATCTGCGCCTGCACTGCAGCACCCAGTGCTACGACTTCATCAGGATTCAGCTCAGTATGCGGCTTCTTCCCGCGCGCACTCAGGCCAAACAACTCGTCGACCAA from Edaphobacter paludis includes:
- a CDS encoding ROK family protein is translated as MSDNSRKIYGTASSRLAVIEALLQSGPMSRSVLADQTRLGRSALTEISEALLQAGILHEAAVVRNNPGKGRPSTLLSVNAERGYFVGVDIAETPSLMVLTNLLGDVVSQCEIPGKSSPEEVAESIRHGIRHLIGSEKKPTKQIFGLGIALSGVVAHDKGVCIHSSALGWHNVPIADIVGQATGIPTYVDNDANAAAIAEKLFGKARESKNFSVVTLGARVGCAHYIRGRLYRGHDGGAGEISHITIVPGGELCPCGKRGCLNTVAASESLLAKARAAQLPATSVKDIEVLATKGNRHAIAILRSAGEALGLAIASVIQVNNPELVLFEDIAGFDSGLFTVTTRQTIENNILPRFLSSTRVLFHHVEPSFLARGAASVAAHKFLLEQAVR
- a CDS encoding TonB-dependent receptor — its product is MKTRIYLCSLLAFVLSCSMALGQTITGSITGTITDPSGAAVNSAKVTAINVNTGVQTPATTNADGIYTIHFLQIGHYKISVEAQGFAPTTAGPFALEVSQEAKVDVHLTVGTVNESVIVSSAAPILDTQNATTGDTITAAAATELPLQGRNFSSLTTLVAGAVAPNPSAQNMVGRSGYNGGFFINGNREQSNNYTLDGADINEAIDNYIGYSPNVDAIGELHIISGNATAEYGNANGGQVVMVTKSGTNQFHGGAYWFLENTNLNANSWANKHTPNPSTIGPVPALNRSIFGGTLGGPLVRNRLFFFVDYQGARQHASTSELRSVPTLAMRAGYAPVLGHNVTISNPVAIFLFAHPELYPDPNVGSSSANGITNDYRGTYANATHNDQGDVKIDAKLTTSDSVSGRFSMGREHDGYGKVSIPTDIPTNNSDPYTGFIVNWTHVFSASLVNEARAGVGRTRYIATPTDLSGQFGITGNQKLGIPGTQIVPGISTFDLTAASIDPIGTTAQAKGNGAYAGIDSDSIVNAFTYGDNLSWQRGRHALKFGAQALRYQENRYYSGNDGSLGWFQYTGAATGDAWADFLEDKAFGFGQGAVTGRWGQRQWRDALFVQDDFKASDSLTLNIGLRWEWDQPMYEVNNKQVNINITTGAIQDAGQNGNSRALYNDFWGGFMPRVGFAYSPSRLNGRFVVRGGYGITNFLEGTGANLRLTLNPPFFVDSSQQSDLITFFRTGNGFPRPANASQLAGNVRAWDPNLKPALIQQYNLTTEYQVNNSTSLVVAYLGQDGNHLVDPREANQKHCPTCPLPVTSLSPALSQIGRVSYTESKSMMNYNALQITGRHRLTRGLEFLTNYTWSKSLTNNLGYYGAGGGSGSSQSAYWQDSYNGGTDYGPAFFDATHIFSFSGYYDLPIGRGKQFGANMNRVVDLAVGGWKLAAITSLHTGMPVTMMSAEHYGVNQRTDRANHYRKLIIKNRSVANWFGTDPSAVPCVSGVDNGICAYGEESSTGLGTAGVGTERAPGYHDLDAALSKAFNITESKHLDFRADFFNVLNTTSLAPPSRNVSPGNSFGQINSTVSTERQIQLALKLVF
- a CDS encoding UbiA family prenyltransferase, translating into MSLPASGPASLPALCVDLDGTLVKSDTLYDSALVLARHHPAALLQLPRWLARGKAALKRHITAEVQLDVAHLPYNRELLQYLEQQHTTGRPIYLTTAADSVLADRIAAHLNLFTDVLASDGTLNLAGPNKLAAFRQTFGDHFSYIGNALPDLTLLQNCKEPMVANPTAGLSAALRRSGIVPVRTFTERVSPLRAWPKAIRIHQWAKNTLIFLPLLLAHAWNPALLTAAFVAFLSFGLCASATYIINDLLDLEVDRQHPRKRRRPFASGDLSAISGVAVVFLFLVASVCLAILVPHVISAISPSLTLARPYYFLGWLAIYAVTTLAYSLRFKRAVMVDVIVLSGLYTIRILAGSAATGVAVSTWLASFSIFFFLSLAFVKRFAELENLRERGGSTAGGRGYHVSDIEQLRSFGSASGYVSVAVLTLYISNLNAAELYHHTNRLWLLVPVLLLWISLLWLRASRGELDEDPVVYAITDRRSLLLGVAVVAVVLLAL
- a CDS encoding 2Fe-2S iron-sulfur cluster-binding protein: MSENKKSNEVVDLSKPAGEGMVRVTFEPEGRTVEFPFDSLPYEGHGQPMSFLDVAENYDIFLDHACGGVCACTTCHLWVKEGMQGVSEAEDLELDRMETAADIQLNSRLGCQAVIEKPGTYVVEIPKWNRNYVQEGKPRHGPGSE